The region TGGCTGGCATCCTCCTCTTCGGTGGCCGGGACAGCATCGCCACCAACAGCGTCGCCGCCGTGGCGGTCATCCTCGCGCTGGTTGCCTATTTGCTCGGGATCTACCTCGCCCGGGTCGGCCGCCGCGGCGAGGAGGCCCTCAGCGCCCTGCGCTCGCGCATCGCCAGCGTCAGCGAGGAGGCGATCGGCGCCGAGTACCGGACCTACCACCTCGGAGGACTGGACGAGCTGGCCGCCGGCGATCTGCTCGTGCTCTACGCCACCCGCGACGGCTGGCTGCTCGTCCCCCTGCTGGACGAGCTGGCCTGGTTCAAGGTGCCGGGGGACGGCGTCGGGCCCGTGAGTCTGGAGCGCGAAGGGGGGCTCCACCTGCGGGCGGAGCTGAAGAGCGACAACGGGCGCGCGCTGAACCTGCGCCTGGCCTCGACCCTCGCCGATCCGCGCAGCGAGGACTCCGCCGCGCTGCGGGACCTCGAGACCCTGCAGAGCGCCCTGCGCGGCCGCGCCGCGAGCGCCTAGGGACGACCTGCGCCCAGGCTGCCCGCTCCCGGCCTGCTCATCCTACTGGTACTCCCGGCCCAGGATCACGCTGACGATGATCGCGCCCACGGCCAGCGGCGCCGCGAAGCGGATCGCGAAGCGCCAGGCGCCGTAGCTGGCCATTCGCCCGTGCCCCTGCGATGTAGCGCGGGGTCCAGCCCGCGACCACGCTGTAATTAGGAGAGGATCACGAAACCCGTGATGACGCCGAGCACGCCAACGCCCGGCCAGAGACCGGCGCTCCGCTTGCCCGCCGAGAGCGCGCGGAAGCTGCCCACCGGGTCCTTCTCGGCGCGGCGGCCCATGAGGATCTCGGCGACCATGATCGGCGCGCCGACCAGGATGACGGCCGCGAGGTAGATCAGCACGAAGGCGCCGCCGTGGTTCTCCATTGCGATGTAGGGGAACTTCCAGGGATTGCCCAGACCGACGGCGCTGCCCGCCGCCGCCAGGGTGAAGCCCAGGCGGCCCGTCCACTGGCCGCGCTGGCCGCTCGCCGGCTTGCTCATCCGCATCCTCCCGCGTCGTGGCTGGCGCGACCCTAGCGAGGCCGGCGGCGCAGGGTCAAGCAGGGCCTCGCGGCCCCGCGGCCGGCGGCTCCGCTCCCCCGGCTGGCGGCGATTCCGGACGATTTGCTATTCTTTAGCCGGCGGTCGGCCGTCCGGCCTGTGATTTCCCGGGAGGCGAGGTGTCTCTGGCAGCGGAGAGGCGTGCAACAGCGGGGCTCAGCGACGAGCAGCTCTGGGCGCTGACCCAGGGCGAGCCCTCGCCGCTGGCGCGCCGGGCGGCCACCGCTCTGCTCGGTCGCTACCAGGAGCGCGTCTATCGCTGGTGCTACGGGCGGGTTGGCGAACACGAACTGGCCAGGGATCTCGCGCAGGACGTGCTCGTCAACGCCTACCGCGGCCTCGCCGGTTTCGACGGCCGCGCGCGCTTCTCCACCTGGCTCTTCGCGATCGCCAGGAACCGGTGTTTGAATGCGCTCCGGAGCCCGGCGCTCTTTGAGGAGGGCCTCGATCTCGATGCCCTGCCCGCTGCCCAGGGTGGTCAGGACGACGAGTTCTCCGGGCGCGAGGAGGAGGAGCGCCTCCTGGCGCTCATCCGCTCGGCGCTGCCGCCGCTGGACCAGCAGGTGCTGTGGCTGCGCTGCGTCGAGAAGATGCCGGTGGACGGCATCACGCGCCTGCTGGCGATCGAGGAAGCCAGCGGAGCGCGGGCAGTCCTGCAGCGCGCCCGGCGCCGCCTCCGCGCGGCGCTGGCGGCCGAGGAAGGAGACGAGGTCCGTGGTTGACCGCTGCCCATTGCCCGAACTGCTCCCCGAGCTGGCCGAACTACCGGCGACGGACCCGCGGCGCCGGCACCTGGACGCTTGCCCCGCCTGCCAGGCGCGCCTGGCCGACTACCGCGATTTCATGGCCGGGGCGGCGCCCTGTCCGCCCCGGGAGCTGAAGCCGGCGCTCGCCGCACTGGACGCCGGGCTGCGCGCGGCAATCGCGGAGAGCGAGGGGGCGGCAGCGAGGCCGCGGGTTCGCCGGCTGTCTCTCGAGCATCCGGCGGCACGGCTGGGCCTCGCCCTCGCCGCGGTCCTGTTGCTACTGGTCGCGCTGAATGCGCTGCCGCGAGGCACGCGAGAGCGGGAGATCCGGCTGCGCGTCGACGAGGAGCTGCCGGATGCCGGCCAGGGGCTGCGCCTGCGTCCGGCGCGCCTGCTGGCGGACGGCGGCCTCGCGCTCGCCTGGGAGCCGGTGGCGGGCGCGGACGCTTACTCGGTGCGGCTGCTGGCACCGGATCTCTCGCTGCTGGCCGAGCGCTCGAGCGGGGGCGCCACGGAGCTGCGCCTGGAGGCTCGCGAGCTGCGCGCACTGCTGGCCGGTGCGCGCATCCTGGTCTGGCAGGTCCAGGCGCGCGCGGGTGGGGATCCGCTCGTCCAGTCGTCGCCGGCGACCTTCGCCCTGCCCGCGGCGCCCTGAGCCCGGCATGCGTTTTCGCGCCCGGCATGTCGTCCCGCTCGCCGTCCTCTTCGCGCTGCTCGCGGCCCCGCCGGCGCGGCCCGCGCCGGTTGGCGCGACCGGAGCGGCGGCGTGGCCCGCGCTGGCGCGGCTGGACTCGCTGCGCCTCGCCTGGCGCGGTGCCGAGGCGCTCGCCCTCATCGACACCCTCCTGCCCGCCGCGCGCGCAGCGCGCGACAGCGCCCGGCTCGCGGGACTGCTCGTCCGCCAGGGCGAGCTGCTGACGTCGCTGGGCAGCGCGGGCCTCGCCGAGGCGCCGCTGCGCGAAGCGCTCGCGCTGGGCGCGGCGCGAGGGGACACGCGCACCCGGCTCAACGCGCTGCGCTGGCTCGGTCTCGCGCTCGAGGGCCAGGGCCGCGCCGCCGAGGCGACGCAGCGCTACCTCGAGCTGCAGAACCTGGCCGCGGCCGCCGGTGACGCCAGGCACCAGGGCTGGGCGCAGGTGGGGCTGGCCTGGCAGGACTACCAGGCCGGCCAGAGCGCGCGCAGCGCCGAGCGCTACCGCCAGGCGATCGCGCACTTCGCCGCCACCGACGAGCGCCGCGGCGAGATCTGGGCCTGGAACGGTCTCGGCGGCGCGCTCGCCAGTCTCGGCGACTATCGCGCGGCGATGGACTGCTACCGGCGCGCGGCCGCGGGTGCGCGCGCCGGCGGCGATCCGACGGTCGAAGCGATGGCACTCAACAACCTGGGCGGCCTCGCCTTCGACCTCGGCGATCCCGGCGATGCGATCGGGCACTTCGACCGCGCCCGCCAGATCGAGATCGCTGAGCACTACCCCAAGGGCGCCTTCCTGCCCGCGCTCAACATCAGCCGTTGCGAGCAAGAGCTGGGGCGGCTCGCGGCGGCATCAGCGCTCCTCGACTCCCTGCTCGGCGCGAGTCGCGCCGGCGGCTGGCCCGATCTGGAAGCCCGGGCCCAACTCGGCCGCGCCGAGCTGGCGATGCGCCGCGCGCGCCCGCGCCAGGCGGCGGGGATCTACCGCGAGGTGCTGGCCATGGGCGCGCGCCTGCCCGAGCGCAGTGCGCTGGACGCCCGTCTCGGCCTCGCCCGCGCCCTGGCCCGCTGCGAGGGCGATGCGGCCGCGCTCGCCGCGCTCTCCTTCGGCGATGCGCCGCTCGAGGACCGCCAGCTCGCAACGGCGATCGCTGCTGAGACCGGTCGCCGGCTGCTTGCGCTCGGCCGGCCGGCAGAGGCGCTGCCGCGCTACCGCGCCGCCGCCGCCGAGGCCGCCCAGCTGGGCCTGGGCGGCCTGCGCGTGCAGGCGCTGGCCGGCCTCGCCGCTGCACAGCGCGCGCTGGGGCACGCCGACAGCGCCCTCGTTCTCCTGCGCGAGGGCGCACGGATCTGGGAAGCCGAACGCAGCCTGCCGCGCGACCCCGAGTGGCGTGAGCAGCGCGGGGCGGCCGGTCATCTCCTCTACAGCGAACTTGCGCTCGCCCTGCTCGCGCCGCGCGCCGGCCTCAAGGAGGCTGCGCGCACGCGCCCCGCCTTCGACCAGCTCCAGCGCTTCAAGGCGCGCACGCTGCAGGAGCGCATGCTCGGGCCTGGCGCCCCCGCGGGCGAGTCCGCCTGGGCAACGGCCAACCTGGATCGATTGCAGCGCGAGACCCTGCGCGACGGCGAATTGCTGCTCGACCTCTATCTCGGCCCGGAGCGCTCGCTGCTCTTCGCGGTGACGCGCGCGCACTGCTACGCCCTGTTGTTGCCGGCCGAGGAACTGATCAGCGGCCGCCTGCGCGCATTGCATGGTCTGCTCGCCGCGCCGCCGGACCGGGCCGCACCGGCCGCCGCGCGAGAGGCCGAGCAGGCGGTGATCGCGGCGGCGGCCGCCGCCCTGCGCGGCCAGCTCTTCGGGGGGATCGAGGACCTCCTGGTGGCGAGCCGGCGCGTGGTGCTCGTCCCCGACGGCGTGCTCAACCTGTTCGCTCCCGCCCTGCTCGACCTTGCCGGGGGCCGGGAGTGGATCCGCGTCCCCGCCGCCGCCGTGCTCG is a window of bacterium DNA encoding:
- a CDS encoding CHAT domain-containing protein produces the protein MRCREARESGRSGCASTRSCRMPARGCACVRRACWRTAASRSPGSRWRARTLTRCGCWHRISRCWPSARAGAPRSCAWRLASCAHCWPVRASWSGRSRRARVGIRSSSRRRRPSPCPRRPEPGMRFRARHVVPLAVLFALLAAPPARPAPVGATGAAAWPALARLDSLRLAWRGAEALALIDTLLPAARAARDSARLAGLLVRQGELLTSLGSAGLAEAPLREALALGAARGDTRTRLNALRWLGLALEGQGRAAEATQRYLELQNLAAAAGDARHQGWAQVGLAWQDYQAGQSARSAERYRQAIAHFAATDERRGEIWAWNGLGGALASLGDYRAAMDCYRRAAAGARAGGDPTVEAMALNNLGGLAFDLGDPGDAIGHFDRARQIEIAEHYPKGAFLPALNISRCEQELGRLAAASALLDSLLGASRAGGWPDLEARAQLGRAELAMRRARPRQAAGIYREVLAMGARLPERSALDARLGLARALARCEGDAAALAALSFGDAPLEDRQLATAIAAETGRRLLALGRPAEALPRYRAAAAEAAQLGLGGLRVQALAGLAAAQRALGHADSALVLLREGARIWEAERSLPRDPEWREQRGAAGHLLYSELALALLAPRAGLKEAARTRPAFDQLQRFKARTLQERMLGPGAPAGESAWATANLDRLQRETLRDGELLLDLYLGPERSLLFAVTRAHCYALLLPAEELISGRLRALHGLLAAPPDRAAPAAAREAEQAVIAAAAAALRGQLFGGIEDLLVASRRVVLVPDGVLNLFAPALLDLAGGREWIRVPAAAVLVGLRAGGGAPAPLRPLRALALAGDGERVALPGARREAAALARGYRGVERLLLPGAVGGDISLERLRGYDLLHIAAHAELNDQSPWQSALLLGGKRLSAAEIARGRLDARLAVLAACASADGRRLSGEGVLGLASAFLGAGAPAVIATLWPVDDAATAALMERFYAELAAGRSAAAALAGAQAALRTRESTAHPFFWAGVVLVGDGEAGLPLRQRPFLARHGLRLLAGLAGLLLLSVALRPARKMRASL
- a CDS encoding sigma-70 family RNA polymerase sigma factor; its protein translation is MSLAAERRATAGLSDEQLWALTQGEPSPLARRAATALLGRYQERVYRWCYGRVGEHELARDLAQDVLVNAYRGLAGFDGRARFSTWLFAIARNRCLNALRSPALFEEGLDLDALPAAQGGQDDEFSGREEEERLLALIRSALPPLDQQVLWLRCVEKMPVDGITRLLAIEEASGARAVLQRARRRLRAALAAEEGDEVRG